In Hahella sp. KA22, one genomic interval encodes:
- a CDS encoding GGDEF domain-containing protein codes for MASENDRWKKKYFDKLDEFEQLESGLKERIHVLERIVVRVSLAAEGVDKDLDRELEALRNILRRENGSSRELNQQLETIEKRVLALDQHKQAISSGVLEAMGELIEQLLQQNVSREARKQLKKYGKQLRDRVEDLRHYPQLLKEFSQLQAAALQELLTESDGRKDKKEGFLSRLFANREGGGESIAQEELAEDIEAPPQQSPPQDPEESRYALEVGQDAATTNLGGENFEPGFSAIADHVCTSLNHLIDQLVLPPNMLGDSEKLKNKISAGLNWYELAPTLDDVAALAIAAVGRGQREFESFLKALDERLASIQNFLQGSQANVQESRDNNAELEKSVREQVTSLQENVRGATDIDSLKCSVQHNLDTLISSIDRFMHKEADREARLSEEVELLHHRLRELESESGEVRERLEIERARALTDALTALPNREAYENRVRDEFERWRRYGNPLTLVVADIDRFKEVNDKFGHLAGDKVIQLIGKEISRRIRKTDFIARYGGEEFVVLLPETPASIAAEVMDKTREMISRLPFHFRNEKVRITMSFGVCEFCGDATVQGVFEKADQALYKAKRGGRNQVQIAGV; via the coding sequence ATGGCTTCTGAAAACGATCGTTGGAAAAAAAAGTATTTCGACAAGCTGGATGAGTTCGAGCAGTTAGAGTCCGGGCTTAAAGAGCGTATTCATGTACTTGAGCGTATTGTTGTCCGCGTCAGTCTGGCGGCGGAAGGCGTGGACAAAGATCTGGACCGGGAACTGGAAGCGCTGCGCAATATTCTGAGAAGAGAAAACGGAAGCTCCCGTGAGTTGAATCAGCAGTTGGAAACCATAGAGAAACGTGTACTGGCGCTCGATCAGCACAAGCAGGCGATCTCCAGCGGTGTGTTGGAGGCCATGGGAGAATTAATCGAGCAGCTGTTGCAGCAGAATGTTTCGCGAGAGGCGCGCAAGCAGCTAAAGAAATATGGCAAACAACTCAGGGACCGAGTGGAGGATCTACGACATTATCCGCAGTTATTGAAGGAGTTTTCGCAGCTGCAAGCGGCGGCGCTACAGGAGCTTCTTACGGAGTCAGATGGGCGTAAGGATAAGAAAGAAGGCTTTTTAAGCCGGTTATTCGCCAATCGTGAAGGTGGCGGAGAGAGTATTGCTCAAGAAGAGCTGGCGGAGGATATCGAGGCTCCGCCACAGCAATCTCCCCCTCAGGACCCAGAAGAGAGTCGCTATGCGCTGGAAGTGGGGCAGGACGCGGCGACGACGAATTTAGGCGGGGAAAATTTCGAACCTGGCTTTTCTGCAATCGCCGATCATGTGTGCACGTCTTTGAATCATCTGATTGATCAATTGGTGTTGCCGCCAAACATGCTGGGGGATTCTGAGAAACTAAAGAACAAGATCAGCGCGGGCCTGAACTGGTATGAGCTGGCGCCAACCCTGGACGATGTGGCTGCGCTGGCGATTGCAGCGGTCGGGCGGGGGCAACGGGAGTTTGAGAGTTTCCTGAAGGCGCTGGATGAACGCTTGGCCAGTATTCAGAACTTTCTTCAGGGAAGTCAGGCTAATGTTCAGGAGTCGCGAGACAATAATGCGGAGTTGGAAAAAAGCGTGCGGGAGCAAGTGACTTCTCTGCAGGAGAACGTGCGGGGAGCGACAGACATAGACTCGCTGAAATGCTCTGTGCAGCACAACCTGGATACTCTGATATCTTCCATCGATCGCTTTATGCACAAAGAGGCGGATCGAGAGGCGCGTCTCAGCGAGGAAGTGGAATTGCTGCACCATCGCCTGCGGGAATTGGAGAGCGAGTCCGGCGAAGTACGCGAGCGTTTGGAGATAGAGCGCGCCAGGGCGCTTACAGACGCCCTTACAGCGCTTCCGAACAGGGAAGCCTATGAGAATCGCGTGCGCGATGAGTTTGAGCGCTGGCGGCGCTATGGTAATCCTCTGACGCTGGTGGTGGCGGACATCGACCGCTTCAAAGAGGTGAATGACAAGTTCGGACATCTGGCGGGAGATAAAGTTATTCAACTGATAGGCAAGGAGATTTCACGGCGAATACGCAAAACGGACTTTATCGCTCGTTATGGCGGCGAGGAGTTTGTCGTCTTGTTGCCGGAGACGCCAGCCAGTATCGCCGCGGAAGTGATGGATAAGACCCGTGAGATGATCTCCCGGCTACCCTTTCATTTTCGTAATGAAAAAGTTCGCATCACCATGTCCTTTGGCGTCTGTGAGTTTTGCGGCGACGCAACGGTCCAGGGGGTATTTGAGAAAGCGGATCAGGCGCTTTACAAAGCCAAGCGTGGCGGCCGTAATCAGGTGCAGATTGCGGGTGTGTGA
- a CDS encoding PleD family two-component system response regulator, with translation MSRESSKHQDAGLFKRLLSKLGLASGRSGGRDGAQINYELNWEMSAMEALRVSTLGYASPAATSKLVSSQSETLKPAAHSDMPTSQPAMSPAKQAVRPDAQSVMVVDASDNLHATLDKLFEHMGVRLVSARSGAEAQRLINTIKPALILVDAALPDMEWARLATWIRRNEQLTESPIVLMAEDDRELEHVSHPWLEINDFLLKPFNLYGLQDMLSKYCRLSANVAKPAVRGVLGLVVDDDEQRLVLRRFLSRKGYHVPVSCSPDARECCLLLNGSKEVTSWLVQIQDEDKCIEVVSEFDSLYDAPVLVGLEMAPDSSQTGKERGNWESRLLDKLSRVAAKDELDAA, from the coding sequence ATGTCACGCGAGTCCTCCAAACATCAAGACGCAGGTCTGTTTAAAAGACTCTTGTCAAAGCTTGGATTAGCGAGTGGCCGTTCTGGCGGCCGGGATGGAGCCCAAATCAATTATGAACTCAATTGGGAAATGAGCGCCATGGAGGCGTTGCGGGTGAGTACGCTCGGCTACGCCTCACCAGCAGCCACAAGTAAACTGGTTTCTTCGCAAAGCGAGACATTGAAACCGGCCGCTCATTCCGATATGCCGACGTCGCAGCCGGCAATGTCGCCAGCCAAACAAGCCGTGAGGCCCGATGCGCAGTCTGTCATGGTGGTGGATGCTTCAGACAACCTGCATGCGACGCTCGACAAATTATTCGAACACATGGGCGTGCGGTTAGTTTCCGCACGCAGCGGCGCTGAAGCGCAGCGCCTTATAAATACGATCAAGCCCGCTTTGATTTTGGTGGACGCCGCCCTCCCAGATATGGAATGGGCGCGCTTGGCGACATGGATTCGCCGTAATGAACAGCTTACTGAATCCCCCATCGTGTTGATGGCGGAAGACGATAGGGAGTTAGAGCACGTGTCTCATCCCTGGCTGGAGATCAACGACTTTCTGCTCAAGCCGTTCAACTTATATGGCTTGCAGGATATGTTAAGTAAATACTGTCGGCTTTCGGCGAATGTCGCTAAACCGGCGGTGCGCGGCGTACTGGGGTTGGTAGTCGATGACGATGAGCAGCGTTTGGTGTTAAGACGCTTTCTTAGTCGCAAAGGCTATCATGTACCAGTAAGTTGCTCGCCGGACGCCAGGGAGTGCTGTCTGTTATTAAATGGCTCCAAGGAAGTAACCAGTTGGCTCGTACAGATACAGGATGAGGATAAATGTATCGAGGTCGTTAGCGAATTCGACTCACTCTATGATGCGCCAGTGCTAGTGGGACTGGAAATGGCGCCCGACAGTTCTCAGACTGGCAAGGAGCGTGGGAACTGGGAGTCGAGACTACTGGACAAGTTGTCCAGAGTGGCGGCCAAGGATGAACTTGATGCCGCTTAA
- a CDS encoding response regulator transcription factor, translating to MNNRFVITDDHGIFRSGLKLIISGLYPDAEILEAASGSEVFRLLNANTDVDLVLLDLSMPDSQGLELLRKLKQEFVMTPFAVISASEEAALIQGAIQLGALGYVPKSSSNAVIASAIQLMLSGGVYIPHELLRTGHDEGMPTGDICLTPRQHEVLGLLAEGMSNKQIGTKLSIAPGTIKAHIAAIFRELNAANRTQAVHRARELKLL from the coding sequence ATGAACAACAGATTCGTAATTACTGATGACCACGGCATTTTTCGCAGTGGTTTAAAACTGATCATTAGTGGTCTGTATCCTGATGCAGAAATCCTGGAAGCCGCCTCGGGATCGGAAGTGTTTCGGTTGCTGAACGCCAACACTGACGTGGATTTGGTGTTGCTGGATCTCAGCATGCCGGATAGCCAGGGGCTTGAGTTGTTACGCAAACTCAAGCAAGAGTTTGTCATGACCCCTTTCGCTGTTATTTCCGCCAGTGAGGAAGCGGCTTTGATTCAGGGCGCAATTCAATTAGGCGCGCTGGGTTATGTTCCAAAGTCCTCATCGAATGCGGTTATCGCCAGCGCAATTCAGCTGATGCTTTCCGGCGGCGTTTATATTCCGCACGAATTGCTGCGCACCGGACACGATGAAGGCATGCCCACAGGCGACATCTGTTTGACCCCGCGTCAACATGAAGTTTTGGGTCTGTTGGCGGAAGGGATGTCCAATAAGCAAATCGGCACTAAGCTAAGCATTGCGCCAGGCACAATCAAGGCGCACATCGCTGCTATTTTCAGAGAACTGAATGCCGCTAACCGCACCCAGGCGGTTCATCGCGCCAGAGAATTGAAGTTACTCTAA
- a CDS encoding hybrid sensor histidine kinase/response regulator — MNLNNQQYISHRLRRRTLLAYLLFGMLLACVMLALSWLTLEQKWRSAMNNSVSIIQKDLATALAAKNESQAIATLQTLNKLLPLREAILREKQGAVLLRYEIERKEGRPWHAIFGFLPVIGSQLFELPTATTTPQNATKGELWVELQSAVLMEELAQQTLPLWSTGLACLIILYLFHSIQLSQAIERPLHGILQRLAQINYNRPARHLLPLRGALRIQDELDVLASHINQMLLGIDSQLRRRKEIEDEIKTHRRHLEKLVHERTSELVELNKKFVQQQFDAKASALAAKQARWEAEKANQDKTRFLAAASHDLRQPLHAMSLFIEALQPQLTTRQAQEIHRNLARSLETMKELFNSLLDISKLEAGVLKPKKEHFPLQRIYDRLEVVFRQQAMDKGLDLRIVPSRSFIYSDPHLLEQVLVNLVSNAIKYTESGFIFIGCKREGKRARLLVWDSGPGIPPDDQGSVFKEFVQLSNPERDRSKGLGLGLSIVKRTCQLLNHPIRFSSQLEQGTRFEIIAPLGLNKSQRPAPPKATVAPLRYERVLVIDDDASILLGMKALLESWQLQPILAKSIEEALDLCKSYKQKPDLIISDLRLQAGVTGLDAIQRMHQHFRSNIPSLLITGDTAPDRVKLAYDSPYPLLHKPIKPAQLRSVCMSVLKMGAPQTS, encoded by the coding sequence ATGAATCTCAATAATCAGCAATACATTTCGCATCGGCTAAGGCGCAGAACCCTGTTGGCCTACCTGTTGTTCGGCATGTTACTGGCCTGCGTCATGCTGGCGTTGAGCTGGCTGACACTGGAACAGAAGTGGCGTAGCGCCATGAATAACAGCGTCTCTATCATCCAGAAAGATTTAGCCACGGCGTTGGCGGCTAAAAACGAGTCGCAAGCCATCGCCACTCTGCAGACTCTGAATAAGCTGCTGCCGTTGCGGGAAGCCATTCTGCGGGAAAAGCAGGGCGCGGTATTACTACGCTACGAAATAGAACGAAAAGAAGGCAGACCCTGGCACGCCATATTCGGCTTCTTACCCGTAATCGGCTCTCAGCTCTTTGAATTGCCGACCGCTACGACAACGCCTCAAAACGCAACAAAGGGCGAGCTTTGGGTAGAACTGCAGTCCGCTGTATTGATGGAAGAACTCGCTCAGCAAACGCTACCTCTTTGGAGCACCGGACTGGCCTGTCTCATCATCCTTTACTTGTTCCACAGCATTCAACTGAGCCAGGCCATTGAACGCCCTCTACATGGCATCCTGCAGCGCTTGGCGCAGATTAACTACAATCGCCCCGCCAGGCATTTACTGCCTTTACGTGGAGCCCTGCGCATTCAGGACGAACTCGACGTACTGGCGTCGCACATTAACCAAATGCTGCTGGGTATCGATTCACAACTGCGACGTCGTAAAGAAATCGAAGACGAAATAAAAACCCACCGCCGTCATCTGGAAAAGCTGGTGCATGAACGCACATCTGAGCTGGTGGAATTGAACAAGAAGTTCGTGCAACAACAGTTCGACGCCAAAGCCTCTGCTCTGGCGGCCAAGCAGGCGCGTTGGGAGGCGGAGAAAGCCAACCAGGATAAAACCCGCTTTCTGGCGGCGGCCAGCCACGACTTGCGTCAGCCGCTGCACGCCATGAGTTTGTTTATCGAAGCCCTTCAGCCGCAACTGACCACCAGGCAGGCGCAAGAAATACATCGCAATCTGGCGCGCTCGCTGGAAACCATGAAAGAGCTGTTCAACTCACTCCTGGATATCTCTAAGCTGGAAGCTGGCGTACTCAAGCCGAAGAAGGAACACTTCCCGCTACAGCGTATTTATGATCGCCTGGAAGTGGTGTTCCGCCAGCAGGCGATGGACAAAGGTCTGGACTTACGGATTGTTCCCAGCCGCTCATTCATCTATTCCGACCCGCATTTGCTTGAGCAGGTGTTGGTGAATCTGGTCTCCAACGCCATTAAATACACGGAAAGCGGATTTATCTTCATTGGCTGCAAACGTGAAGGCAAGCGAGCCCGTCTACTGGTTTGGGATAGCGGTCCCGGCATTCCACCGGATGATCAAGGTTCTGTGTTTAAAGAGTTTGTGCAGTTGAGCAATCCAGAGCGGGATCGCAGTAAAGGCTTGGGGCTTGGCTTATCCATCGTCAAACGCACCTGTCAGTTGCTGAATCATCCAATTCGCTTCTCTTCACAGCTGGAGCAAGGCACCCGTTTTGAGATCATCGCGCCGCTTGGACTGAACAAATCACAGCGCCCCGCGCCACCCAAGGCGACGGTTGCGCCACTGCGCTATGAAAGAGTATTGGTGATCGATGACGACGCCTCCATCCTACTGGGAATGAAGGCGCTACTGGAGTCATGGCAGCTGCAACCCATACTCGCGAAGTCTATCGAAGAAGCCTTGGATCTTTGTAAGTCCTATAAGCAGAAGCCGGATCTGATTATCAGCGATCTGCGTCTACAGGCTGGCGTCACCGGTCTTGACGCAATTCAACGCATGCATCAGCACTTCCGCTCTAATATTCCTTCCCTTCTGATAACAGGGGATACGGCGCCGGACAGGGTGAAGCTGGCTTACGACTCCCCCTACCCACTGCTGCACAAGCCGATCAAGCCTGCGCAATTACGCTCGGTTTGCATGTCCGTGTTGAAAATGGGCGCGCCTCAGACCTCGTAA
- a CDS encoding DUF2789 domain-containing protein, whose translation MDTSTHNMNTLFAQLGLENDPTQVKQWISSHSPLNSAVSLAEAPFWNEAQREFIMQAWEEDSDWCEAIDELDALLRH comes from the coding sequence ATGGATACATCGACACATAATATGAATACGCTCTTCGCCCAACTTGGCCTGGAAAACGACCCAACCCAAGTAAAACAATGGATTAGCAGTCACAGCCCGCTAAACAGCGCAGTTTCCCTGGCTGAAGCGCCATTCTGGAATGAAGCGCAACGCGAGTTCATCATGCAAGCCTGGGAAGAAGACTCTGACTGGTGCGAAGCTATCGACGAACTCGACGCACTGCTTCGCCACTAG
- a CDS encoding ATP-binding protein → MAFLLLLWGCLAPASADEGAADILTPFERSWLQAHPNIRIAGDPHWPPFEMIDEEGNYQGIVADYIQLLEQRLNYRFERTRRENWTATLGAMQTRELDVIAAVAVTPRREGRMLFSEHYLSYPIVMAVRDEMRFIGSLEELDRERVAVVKDYASQDFLLINHPNLNLVFVDTLEEGLLGVSNGDIDVLISNIPSISYLVNHLGVSNIKLTGITPYTYDIAIGVRSDWPILTRILDKGLNTITTEEQEAIYKKWITFSYEEKIDYALVWRITTVAVVVIIIFLYWNRKLSREVAERIRSEEALRKSEERLRAAMKHAEHLAKAADSANKAKSEFLANMSHEIRTPMNAVIGYTELLEGLIHDAKQKSYLDAIKKGSRALLTIINDILDLSKVESGKLRIEYAPLDPHRLLQDVAQIFSARISQKKLDLRIVLDDQLPHSLVLDEVRLRQVIFNLVGNAIKFTHEGYISLSAKASSIPGDDDHIELEIAVEDSGIGIAQDQQARIFNAFEQHEGQSNRQYGGTGLGLAISKKLVEMMNGEIGLKSELGKGSRFEIRLHHVSVSQRKEENKYELRSAKAPRFRPAKILLVDDVETNRKLIKEFFSGTELLITEACDGREALTLARQEKPDLILMDLRMPRMDGYEATRLLKQHPLTAKIPVIALTGSTLADEFVRIDQLGFADALRKPIERALLFNVLTQYLAVVKAKKTKTESSPVRERAKPEAKVKQATEAQINSMAQQKLASELKQELWTDWEDLKDSGDLQRVQEFASRLSAMAETYAHEGLEEYARSLSTLASQFDLQGLQAQLAAYPQEVEKLMSEAEDGVKNTA, encoded by the coding sequence GTGGCGTTTTTGCTTCTGCTATGGGGATGTCTGGCTCCGGCGAGCGCAGATGAAGGCGCTGCGGATATACTGACTCCGTTCGAGCGTTCCTGGCTGCAGGCGCACCCCAATATTCGCATTGCGGGCGACCCCCACTGGCCTCCTTTTGAAATGATCGATGAGGAAGGCAATTACCAGGGCATCGTAGCGGACTATATTCAGCTGCTCGAGCAGCGCCTGAATTATCGTTTTGAGCGCACCCGTCGCGAAAACTGGACCGCCACTCTCGGCGCCATGCAGACCCGGGAGCTGGATGTTATCGCCGCTGTAGCGGTGACGCCGCGCCGAGAGGGGCGCATGCTGTTCTCCGAACATTACCTTTCTTATCCGATTGTGATGGCGGTCCGTGATGAAATGCGCTTTATCGGTTCTTTGGAAGAACTGGACCGGGAGCGCGTCGCTGTCGTTAAAGATTACGCCAGCCAGGACTTTCTGCTGATTAACCATCCCAATCTGAATCTGGTGTTTGTGGACACGCTGGAAGAGGGGCTGCTGGGCGTTTCCAATGGAGATATAGATGTTTTGATCAGCAATATTCCCAGCATCAGTTATTTGGTCAACCATCTTGGCGTCAGCAATATCAAGTTGACCGGCATTACCCCGTATACCTATGACATCGCGATTGGCGTGCGGTCGGACTGGCCGATTTTGACGCGGATTCTGGACAAGGGGCTTAACACCATCACCACCGAAGAGCAGGAGGCGATCTACAAAAAATGGATTACCTTCAGCTACGAGGAAAAAATCGATTATGCGCTGGTCTGGCGCATCACCACCGTAGCAGTAGTGGTGATCATCATCTTCCTGTATTGGAACCGTAAACTTTCACGCGAAGTCGCGGAGCGGATTCGTTCTGAGGAAGCGCTGCGCAAGAGCGAAGAGCGTCTGCGGGCGGCGATGAAACACGCTGAGCATCTGGCGAAAGCGGCGGACTCCGCCAACAAGGCGAAGAGCGAATTCCTCGCCAATATGTCTCACGAGATTCGTACGCCGATGAATGCGGTTATTGGCTATACCGAGTTGCTGGAAGGGCTGATCCATGACGCCAAGCAGAAATCCTATCTGGACGCGATCAAGAAGGGCAGCCGCGCACTGTTGACCATCATCAACGATATTCTTGACTTGTCCAAGGTGGAGTCCGGCAAGTTACGCATCGAATACGCGCCTCTGGACCCGCACCGGCTATTGCAGGATGTGGCGCAGATATTTTCCGCCCGCATTTCTCAGAAGAAGCTGGATTTGCGCATTGTGCTGGATGATCAGCTGCCGCACTCGCTGGTGTTGGATGAAGTGCGTTTGCGCCAAGTGATATTCAATCTGGTGGGCAACGCGATCAAGTTCACCCATGAGGGTTACATTTCCTTGAGCGCGAAGGCGTCCTCTATTCCCGGTGATGACGATCACATTGAGCTGGAGATTGCGGTCGAGGACAGCGGCATTGGCATTGCGCAGGATCAACAGGCGCGGATATTCAACGCTTTCGAGCAGCACGAAGGACAGAGTAATCGTCAATACGGCGGCACGGGACTTGGTCTGGCCATCAGTAAAAAGCTGGTGGAGATGATGAACGGAGAGATTGGCCTTAAAAGTGAGCTGGGTAAAGGCTCCCGCTTCGAAATTCGCCTGCATCATGTTTCTGTCAGCCAGCGTAAAGAAGAGAACAAGTACGAGTTGCGTTCCGCCAAGGCTCCGCGCTTCCGCCCGGCGAAAATTCTCCTGGTGGACGACGTGGAGACCAACCGCAAGTTGATCAAGGAATTTTTCAGCGGTACGGAGCTGCTTATTACGGAAGCCTGTGACGGGCGCGAGGCGCTGACGCTGGCGCGTCAGGAGAAACCGGACCTGATTCTGATGGACCTGCGTATGCCGCGCATGGACGGCTACGAGGCGACTCGCCTACTCAAGCAGCATCCGCTCACCGCTAAGATTCCCGTCATTGCTTTGACTGGCTCGACGCTGGCGGATGAGTTTGTGCGTATCGATCAGCTTGGTTTCGCGGACGCCTTACGCAAACCGATTGAACGCGCGCTACTGTTTAACGTGTTGACCCAATATCTGGCGGTAGTAAAAGCCAAGAAAACGAAGACAGAAAGTTCGCCAGTGCGTGAGCGTGCGAAACCAGAAGCTAAAGTGAAGCAGGCGACTGAAGCGCAAATAAACTCTATGGCGCAGCAGAAATTGGCGTCGGAGTTGAAGCAGGAGTTGTGGACCGATTGGGAAGACTTGAAAGACAGTGGCGATCTGCAGCGCGTGCAGGAGTTCGCCAGTCGTCTGAGCGCCATGGCTGAGACTTATGCCCATGAAGGATTGGAGGAGTACGCCCGATCGCTGTCGACCCTGGCGTCTCAGTTCGATCTGCAGGGGTTGCAGGCGCAGTTGGCGGCTTATCCTCAGGAGGTGGAGAAGCTGATGTCGGAAGCGGAAGATGGAGTCAAAAATACCGCATAA
- a CDS encoding CPXCG motif-containing cysteine-rich protein → MIYHLNTYLYLPEKVEMLRYCEVSCPYCGETQTVAVDCSTEIQDYYEDCRICCRPMSMHVTCSYEGEVLDLCVRSEDEA, encoded by the coding sequence TTGATCTATCACTTAAATACCTATCTGTATTTGCCCGAGAAAGTAGAAATGTTGCGTTACTGTGAGGTTTCCTGTCCTTATTGCGGAGAAACCCAGACTGTCGCTGTCGACTGCTCCACCGAGATTCAGGATTATTACGAAGATTGCCGTATCTGCTGCCGTCCTATGTCCATGCACGTAACCTGCAGTTATGAAGGGGAAGTATTGGACTTATGCGTCAGAAGCGAGGATGAGGCGTAG
- a CDS encoding DUF2470 domain-containing protein: MTLSTQDVAGIIQHMNDDHAETLCNYVRYYGGVHDVVSAELTEITSHELYLQVIAHSLSCKLSVPLIRSIHSTDEARQVLVEMAKQAKAGLASEKSY, translated from the coding sequence ATGACCCTTTCCACCCAAGACGTAGCCGGCATTATTCAACACATGAACGACGACCACGCAGAGACGCTCTGCAATTACGTTCGCTACTATGGCGGCGTCCATGACGTGGTATCCGCAGAGCTGACGGAGATCACCAGCCACGAGCTTTATCTGCAGGTGATCGCTCACAGTCTCTCCTGCAAATTGTCCGTCCCCCTGATTCGCTCGATTCATTCAACGGATGAGGCGCGACAAGTTCTGGTGGAAATGGCCAAACAGGCCAAGGCCGGGCTCGCCAGCGAGAAGAGTTACTAG